In Eupeodes corollae chromosome 3, idEupCoro1.1, whole genome shotgun sequence, a single genomic region encodes these proteins:
- the LOC129952090 gene encoding uncharacterized protein LOC129952090 yields the protein MSDLTDIYTDFVEIKKERKPKREPNKLVVINEEDLIRQVEIRPILYDKSLKGYRKSALRHQYWKEIANSIGSSVEECRKRWRSLRDAFSKHYKLMGRMEPVTYKRKKWIFFDQMSFIAQYLDNSNLEIEETVLEDFQDNSHDDILIHDSDSGANINVNDVNDLTHASFKTDNNSISNSLIEDEPNSTNHHHHHHQQQQQLHHQQRQQHQHQNDSTIDLVDGNQFITRIFPSPTTTTQYLTLDDHDTEVVHQHQESKKEIQLQTAKSNNALTAEEYATLMNIDGDDKFLLSCSPILKRLSRHKNALARLKIQQILYNIEFGGEVLQP from the exons atgtcCGATCTAACCGACATTTACACTGATTTTgtcgaaattaaaaaagaacgaaaaccCAAACGCGAACCAAATAAACTTGTCGTAATCAACGAGGAGGACCTCATCCGTCAAGTCGAAATCCGACCCATTCTCTATGACAAGTCGTTAAAAGGATATCGAAAGTCAGCTTTGCGCCATCAGTATTGGAAGGAAATTGCAAATTCAATTGGATCCAGTG TTGAAGAGTGTAGAAAACGTTGGCGTTCACTTCGGGATGCATTTTCAAAACACTACAAATTAATGGGAAGAATGGAACCAGTAACCTATAAACGCAAGAAATGGATATTTTTTGATCAGATGAGTTTTATTGCTCAATATTTGGATAACTccaa CTTGGAGATTGAGGAAACTGTATTGGAAGATTTTCAAGATAACTCTCACGATGACATTTTAATACACGATTCCGATTCCGGAGCGAATATAAACGTGAACGACGTTAATGACCTAACACACGCTTCTTTTAAGACTGATAATAATTCAATTAGTAACAGCCTCATTGAAGACGAACCAAACTCAaccaatcatcatcatcaccaccatcaacaacaacaacaacttcacCATCAACAACGCCAACAGCATCAACATCAAAACGACTCCACAATCGATCTTGTTGATGGAAATCAATTTATAACTCGAATATTTCCGAGtcccacaacaacaacacaatatCTGACACTGGACGATCACGATACCGAAGTTGTGCATCAGCATCaggaaagtaaaaaagaaatacagCTACAAACAGCCAAAAGCAATAATGCCCTCACTGCTGAAGAGTACGCCACACTTATGAATATCGATGGTGATGATAAATTTCTGCTAAGCTGCTCGCCAATTTTGAAACGTCTCTCGAGGCATAAAAACGCTTTGGCACGTTTGAAAATTCAACAGATTCTTTATAATATTGAATTTGGTGGGGAAGTTCTGCAACCCTAG
- the LOC129952089 gene encoding uncharacterized protein LOC129952089, whose protein sequence is MKQFSALEVIFIAQFLTVAACLECYTCNSSSDIDCAKRPGKQLEVQECKEGDECVTAIVVNGTTQRGCLSEVFPSKYCSGLCEKCNKSLCNVRIYPTDRLRCYQCLGSSCIDVQNSLVHKPEVCGVYKKEDRCYTNVISQDTVRRGCEVSDIEKLVNCTNICLKCNYDGCNNEIGVTRHNCLACSFAQSYPSSPDYDCLRNQKDSANEQCKVSGPKTCYNKVLLGHKGKCYTLRNEQTNVLTRGCSSAMGSTINGNLTECYGEYCNDECVTINCNVCDSKTNPACRNQTITLSPQKCQSHSCFSCEEGMHLWRGCGSDAPPPKTNQICYECRDANGCNRQTIRSCYKCSSIKDPNCASWLDISNITVSNCTHRDEKCVTTLVSRLNLVYTLRGCDSQVDECTESDPFCDRCEGSLCNYGSKIWNPDEKLVKYRSWLRSYLMQKNGSGSLKLNNVLFLVQLSLGFYFLIHI, encoded by the exons ATGAAACAATTCTCGGCCTTAGAAGTAATATTTATAGCCCAATTCTTAACTGTGG CCGCTTGCTTGGAGTGCTACACCTGTAATTCAAGTTCAGACATTGACTGCGCAAAAAGGCCGGGAAAACAGTTGGAAGTACAAGAATGCAAGGAAGGCGATGAATGTGTAACTGCGATAG TCGTAAATGGTACCACTCAAAGAGGTTGCTTATCAGAAGTCTTTCCCAGCAAGTATTGTTCAGGCCTATGCGAGAAGTGCAACAAATCTCTTTGCAATGTTCGAATTTATCCTACAGATCGCTTGCGTTGTTATCAGTGCCTCGGTTCATCTTGCATAGATGTTCAGAATAGCTTAGTGCATAAACCAGAGGTTTGTGGTGTTTACAAAAAGGAAGACCGATGTTACACAAATGTAATAAGCCAAGACACGGTCAGACGTGGATGTGAAGTGTCTGATATTGAAAAGTTAGTCAATTGTACAAATATCTGTCTAAAGTGCAACTATGATGGTTGCAACAATGAAATAGGAGTTACTCGTCATAATTGTCTAGCATGTTCCTTTGCTCAGTCGTATCCGTCGTCGCCAGACTACGATTGTCTCAGAAATCAAAAGGATTCAGCAAATGAACAATGTAAAGTATCGGGACCAAAAACGTGTTACAATAAAGTACTCCTTGGCCATAAAGGAAAGTGTTACACACTTAGAAACGAACAAACAAACGTCCTCACCCGAGGTTGTTCTTCTGCAATGGGATCCACAATCAATGGCAATTTAACGGAGTGCTACGGCGAATACTGCAACGACGAGTGTGTCACTATAAACTGTAATGTTTGTGATTCTAAAACCAATCCCGCCTGTCGCAATCAAACCATCACACTCAGTCCTCAAAAATGCCAATCGCATTCATGTTTTTCCTGCGAAGAGGGTATGCATCTCTGGCGAGGATGTGGATCCGATGCACCACcaccaaaaacaaatcaaatctgTTATGAATGTCGTGATGCAAACGGTTGTAATCGACAAACCATTCGTTCATGTTACAAGTGTTCATCCATCAAAGACCCCAATTGTGCCAGTTGGTTGGATATTTCGAATATAACTGTCAGTAATTGTACCCATCGAGATGAGAAATGCGTGACTACGTTAGTTTCCAGGCTGAATTTGGTCTACACTTTACGTGGATGTGATTCTCAAGTTGACGAGTGCACTGAAAGTGATCCATTTTGTGATCGCTGTGAAGGGAGTCTTTGTAATTATGGGTCGAAAATATGGAATCCTGACGAGAAACTGGTAAAATATCGATCGTGGTTACGTTCCTATCTCATGCAAAAAAATGGTAGTGGATCTTTGAAATTGAACAATGTACTTTTTTTGGTACAATTAAGccttggattttattttttaattcatatttaa
- the LOC129949252 gene encoding glutaminyl-peptide cyclotransferase isoform X1: MLKFSTFGLSLLKDAKKYLQLFKTNSQPQGFPVYPEIVRNHKLAKAIKYNTMEMADREFGKLSRLSNTTHLREAVNKILIPRVVGTEGHKNVRNYIVKTMQDLNWSVTIDSFDDTAPILGKLTFHNIIATFNPNAERYLVLACHYDSKYIQEYEFLGATDSAVPCAMLLNIATVMNEVLSRFRHQKLSLMFIFFDGEEAFETWGPNDSIYGARHLAKKWQTEKKLDQIDMLMLLDLLGAPDPKFYSCFQNTEDWYSKLAVIENRLSESGLMERYSTSGMTHGEEFHNQYFQPHSLKTVIEDDHVPFLRLGVPIVHLIPIPFPNEWHTKDDDMSIIDYTTTENLNRILRIFVMEYLISYEDEDDYNNDDE; the protein is encoded by the exons atgttaaaattttccacATTCGGGTTATCGCTCTTGAAAGATGCCAAAAAGTATttgcaattatttaaaacaaattctcaACCACAGGGTTTCCCAGTTTATccagaaatagtacgcaatcaCAAATTGGCCAAAGCT aTAAAATACAACACGATGGAAATGGCAGACAGAGAATTTGGGAAGCTTAGTCGACTTTCGAATACAACCCATCTTCGAGAAGctgttaataaaatactaatccCACGGGTTGTGGGAACCGAGGGCCATAAAAATGTTCGCAACTACATTGTAAAAACCATGCAAGACCTAAATTGGTCGGTGACAATAGATTCTTTCGATGATACTGCCCCCATTTTGGGAAAGCTTACTTTCCACAACATAATTGCCACATTCAATCCAAATGCAGAACGATACCTAGTTCTGGCATGCCACTATGACAGCAAATACATCCAGGAGTACGAGTTCCTGGGAGCCACCGACTCAGCAGTTCCTTGTGCCATGTTGCTGAATATTGCCACGGTTATGAACGAAGTCCTCAGTAGATTCAGGCATCAAAAACTGAGCTTGATGTTTATTTTCTTCGATGGTGAGGAGGCATTTGAAACGTGGGGACCCAACGACTCAATCTACGGTGCCCGTCATCTAGCGAAAAAGTGGCAAACCGAAAAGAAACTCGACCAAATAGATATGTTAATGCTCCTAGACCTACTGGGAGCTCCAGATCCAAAATTCTACAGTTGCTTCCAAAACACTGAAGATTGGTATTCGAAGCTGGCAGTTATTGAGAATCGTCTCTCTGAGTCTGGACTAATGGAACGATATTCAACAAGTGGCATGACACACGGAGAAGAATTTCATAATCAATATTTTCAGCCACATTCTCTTAAGACAGTCATCGAAGACGATCATGTTCCATTTCTTAGATTAGGAGTACCAATTGTGCATTTGATACCAATACCATTTCCAAATGAGTGGCATACAAAAGACGATGACATGTCAATTATTGACTACACAACAACCGAAAATCTCAAtagaattttaagaatattcgtCATGGAGTATTTGATTTCCTATGAAGATGAGGATGACTACAACAACGATGACGAATAA
- the LOC129949252 gene encoding glutaminyl-peptide cyclotransferase isoform X2, which translates to MMLICILLHIVTSLVLITATDDEYSTYVGRKQIKYNTMEMADREFGKLSRLSNTTHLREAVNKILIPRVVGTEGHKNVRNYIVKTMQDLNWSVTIDSFDDTAPILGKLTFHNIIATFNPNAERYLVLACHYDSKYIQEYEFLGATDSAVPCAMLLNIATVMNEVLSRFRHQKLSLMFIFFDGEEAFETWGPNDSIYGARHLAKKWQTEKKLDQIDMLMLLDLLGAPDPKFYSCFQNTEDWYSKLAVIENRLSESGLMERYSTSGMTHGEEFHNQYFQPHSLKTVIEDDHVPFLRLGVPIVHLIPIPFPNEWHTKDDDMSIIDYTTTENLNRILRIFVMEYLISYEDEDDYNNDDE; encoded by the exons ATGATGTTAATTTGTATACTTCTCCATATCGTCACGTCACTAGTTTTAATAACTGCTACTGACGACGAATACTCCACGTATGTAGGACGCAAACAG aTAAAATACAACACGATGGAAATGGCAGACAGAGAATTTGGGAAGCTTAGTCGACTTTCGAATACAACCCATCTTCGAGAAGctgttaataaaatactaatccCACGGGTTGTGGGAACCGAGGGCCATAAAAATGTTCGCAACTACATTGTAAAAACCATGCAAGACCTAAATTGGTCGGTGACAATAGATTCTTTCGATGATACTGCCCCCATTTTGGGAAAGCTTACTTTCCACAACATAATTGCCACATTCAATCCAAATGCAGAACGATACCTAGTTCTGGCATGCCACTATGACAGCAAATACATCCAGGAGTACGAGTTCCTGGGAGCCACCGACTCAGCAGTTCCTTGTGCCATGTTGCTGAATATTGCCACGGTTATGAACGAAGTCCTCAGTAGATTCAGGCATCAAAAACTGAGCTTGATGTTTATTTTCTTCGATGGTGAGGAGGCATTTGAAACGTGGGGACCCAACGACTCAATCTACGGTGCCCGTCATCTAGCGAAAAAGTGGCAAACCGAAAAGAAACTCGACCAAATAGATATGTTAATGCTCCTAGACCTACTGGGAGCTCCAGATCCAAAATTCTACAGTTGCTTCCAAAACACTGAAGATTGGTATTCGAAGCTGGCAGTTATTGAGAATCGTCTCTCTGAGTCTGGACTAATGGAACGATATTCAACAAGTGGCATGACACACGGAGAAGAATTTCATAATCAATATTTTCAGCCACATTCTCTTAAGACAGTCATCGAAGACGATCATGTTCCATTTCTTAGATTAGGAGTACCAATTGTGCATTTGATACCAATACCATTTCCAAATGAGTGGCATACAAAAGACGATGACATGTCAATTATTGACTACACAACAACCGAAAATCTCAAtagaattttaagaatattcgtCATGGAGTATTTGATTTCCTATGAAGATGAGGATGACTACAACAACGATGACGAATAA